One segment of Danaus plexippus chromosome 10, MEX_DaPlex, whole genome shotgun sequence DNA contains the following:
- the LOC116767109 gene encoding venom allergen 5-like, translated as MKMISLVFVLGAFLAGTEGCGPGKQMLRSGGLTAYEKQAIVDAHNRLRQSVALGQVSSQPPAANMMEMVWDDELAATAQRWSDQCTPAHDRASQRDVGRFPVGQNLAATWTTRPPSDQSDSEPDFMKQIDAWFDEVKIYGFKPINGGHGTGHYSQLVWGETSHVGCGYTFYYDPSRGYTKLYVCNYGPGGNVIGSNPYEKGSPSCSAHGLADSRKYSGLCSTSYTATSSYQNVDNNNGYISNVIPDSTAEAPGYNFQFFKQFNNEYQYQYQPPRNYYQETSTFRPLISIFKTASNLFTKPKSQGFRLGNVFL; from the exons atgaagatgATATCCCTAGTGTTTGTTTTGGGAGCATTCCTCGCAGGAACAGAGGGTTGTGGACCTGGAAAGCAGATGTTAC GATCTGGAGGACTAACTGCATATGAGAAGCAAGCTATCGTAGATGCACACAACCGTCTAAGGCAGTCCGTAGCTTTGGGTCAAGTGTCAAGTCAGCCTCCAGCAGCCAATATGATGGAAAtg GTATGGGACGATGAACTTGCGGCGACAGCACAGCGCTGGTCTGATCAGTGTACGCCAGCACATGATCGTGCATCTCAACGAGATGTTGGACGTTTCCCTGTGGGGCAAAATTTGGCAGCCACTTGGACAACCCGCCCACCATCTGACCAATCAGACTCCGAACCAGACTTCATGAAGCAAATTGACGCATGGTTCgatgaagttaaaatttacGGTTTCAAACCCATCAATGGTGGTCATGGAACCGGCCATTATTCTCAG ctCGTATGGGGAGAAACATCACATGTTGGTTGTGGCTACACTTTCTATTACGACCCTAGCCGAGGATACACTAAGCTGTATGTTTGTAACTACGGGCCCGGTGGAAATGTGATCGGATCAAATCCTTACGAGAAGGGCAGCCCATCTTGCAGCGCCCATGGTCTCGCTGATTCAAGGAAATATTCTGGTCTTTGCT caACGAGCTATACTGCCACTTCAAGTTACCAAAACGTGGACAATAATAATGGTTACATCTCGAATGTCATTCCCGACAGCACAGCGGAAGCTCCAGGCTATAACTTCcaatttttcaaacaattcaaCAACGaatatcaatatcaatatcaaCCACCAAGAAATTACTACCAAGAAACTTCTACCTTCAGGCCTTTAATCAGTATTTTCAAGACTGCTTCAAATTTGTTTACCAAACCGAAGTCTCAGGGCTTTCGGCTTGGCAATGTCTTcttgtaa